The Bacteroidota bacterium genome includes the window AGAGAAATGGAGCAAGGATGCTCCAAAGAATAAATCAGCAATGCTCACCATCAAGGCGAGTAGCAATGAAATAATTATAGTAAGGGTTCTTGGAGAAAGCTGATTCAACGTTCGGTTGTTTGGCTCTAATTTAAAATTAAAGGTAGGAGTAGTAAAACAATATCTCTTAAAAATTCAAAAGGCAACAGTTGGGTAACTGCTGCCTTTCTCTATTAGTAGGTCAAGAAAATTAAACTTCGGGACTGCTTTCCAAAGCAGATTGATATAGCTCATTCAAAAATACGCTTTCATCAAAGTCCGCGCGCTTCTCAAAATTCTCATTTTTCACTTTGACAGTAGTCATACGGTCAACAATAAAAGTGCGGTAATCATTGCGAAGCCGACACCAGCCCACCAAATGCTTCTTACCATTTTTTTGAATGATAGATATGGGTTCAACAACCCTGTGAGAAGTACCCTTTTCTCTGATTCATATTCTACTTCAACAATTTTGAAGTTTTCAATGCCATGATACAGAGCACTTAATAAAACAGGAGAATAGTGCATGGGCCGACTGTTTCGATCAAAACCTGAGTGTGAACTATTGGTACGCATGGTGATAATTATGTTGACAAAAGTAATGGTTAAACCCTTTCCGCCAAATTTTTAAAGAAATTTAATTTTTACAAGTTTCCGTTAAACCACTGATATTGCTACATTTCAGAAACCTATAATCAGACAAAAGTTTCCGCCTGTTTTAGACAATTAGGAAAGCGACTGTTCCAGAATACCAATTTTCTTCACAGCATCTTCCTTCTTTTTCCGTTCGCCTTCAACAACTGCCGGAGGAGCGGAAGAGACAAATTTTTCGTTAGAAAGTTTCTTTTCGATGGAGGCAAGAAAACCTTTTGCGTATTCTAATTCTTCGAGCAGTTTCTTTCTTTCCTGGGCGGCATCAGACACTAAGCCTGTGTTTACAAAGAACTGTCGGTCTTTGACCATAAAGGCTTTCATGCCCTTTTGTTCTTCGGTAGTATGCTCCAAAGTTCCCAGTCTGGCCAGCTTAATCAACTTGTGCCGGAAGGAATGAAAAGGCGCCTCGCCAGAACCGGTATAGAGCATATCCACTGTTTCGGCATTCTTCTTATTTGCTTTGGCGCGGATATCGCGGATATTGGCAATGACTTCAAAAGTAAAACTCGCTTGTTCAATCAATAATTCATTCACTTTCCCGACTTTGGGATATTGAGCCACGCAAATACTTTCATTTTCCTTTCTCACTTTCAGCGAATGCCAGATTTCTTCGGTGATGAAAGGCATGAAGGGATGGAGCAACAAAGTGATCTGTTCAAAAATATCTATCGTCTTTTCGTAGGTGTAAGAATCAATAGGCTTTTGATAATCTGGTTTAATCAGTTCCAGATACCAAGAACAGAAATCATCCCAAATGAATTTATAAATAGTCATCAAGGCTTCGCTCAAACGGAAGTTCTGCATGGAAGCGTTCATAGATTCTATCGTCAAGTTGAGTTTGCTTTCAATCCATTCTATAGCGATTTTGTTTCCTTCATTCGCTCCGTCTTCAATATGCCATCCTTTCACCAAGCGCAGCGCATTCCAAATCTTGTTGCAGAAGTTTCTTCCCTGCTCGCAAAGCGATTCATCAAAAGGCAAATCATTTCCGGCCGGTGAACAAACGAGCATACCCATCCGCACTCCATCGGCACCATACTTGCTGATGAGGTCCAACGGATCAGGAGAATTGCCAAGACTCTTGCTCATCTTTCTTCCCAACTTATCGCGCACGATACCGGTGAGGTAAACATTCGTGAATGGTTTATCGCCTGCAAATTCATAACCGGCAATAATCATCCTCGCCACCCAGAAAAAAAGAATCTCCGGCGCGGTTACTAAATCATTAGTCGGATAGTAGTATTTGAAATCTTTTCCCTCCCGATTATTAAACCCATCAAAAACTGTAATCGGCCAGAGCCAGGAGGAAAACCAAGTATCCACCACATCTTCATCCTGTTTAAGATTTTGAATAGCAGATTTCGGATAGCGGGTTTTGTATTCAGCTATTGCCTCCTCCTGTGTTTTTGCTACTACAAAATTTCCTTCTGCATCATACCAAGCAGGAATACGCTGCCCCCACCACAACTGACGTGAAATACACCAGTCGCGCACATTCTCCATCCAGTGTTTATAGGTGTTGATATATTTTTCAGGAATCAGACGGATGTTTTGATTCACTACATTTTCCAAAGCAGGTTTGGAAAGGTCTTTCATGTTTACAAACCATTGCAGCGATAAACGAGGCTCTACCACTGCATTGGTGCGCTCGCTTCGGCCTACCTTGTTCATGTAGTCCTCAGTCTTGATGAGAAGGCCTTCTTCTTTTAGTTTTTCAATAGCCAATTTGCGGGCTTTGAAGCGATCTACTCCAACAAACACTTGTGCCGCTTCACTAACGGTTCCATCTTCATTGAAGCAATCAATTACAGGCAGGTTGAATTTCTTTCCTATTTCATAATCGTTGACATCATGCGCCGGAGTGATTTTCAATGCACCGGTACCGAATTCCATGTCCACATAGTCGTCAGCAATTATTTGTACTTCGCGGTTCACCATCGGAACAATTACCGTTTTGCCCACCAGATGTTTGTAACGCTCATCATTCGGATTGACGCAAACCGCCACATCGCCCATAATCGTTTCGGGACGAACGGTGGCCACAGAAATAAAATCCTCGCTACCCCTTATTTTATATTTCACAAAACACAGCAGGCTCTTCTCTTCTTGGTGAATCACCTCCTCGTTGCTCAATGTGGTCTTGGCTTGCGGATCCCAGTTGATCATGCGCAGCCCGCGATAAATCATTCCCTTGTTGTACAGATGAATGAATGCATCGGTCACCGCTTCGCTCAAAGATTCTTCCATCGTGAAGCGTGTGCGCTGCCAGTCGCAACTGGCGCCCAGTTTCTTTAACTGTTCGAGGATGATACCGCCGTACTTATCTTTCCATTCCCAAGCATATTTCAAAAACTCTTCGCGCGACAAATCACTTTTCTTGATTCCCTTTTCGCGCAGCATGTGTACCACCTTGGCTTCTGTAGCGATCGAAGCATGGTCTGTACCCGGTACCCAGCAAGCGTTCTTGCCTTCCATCCGCGCCTTCCGAATCAGAATATCCTGAATCGTATTGTTGAGCATGTGGCCCATGTGCAACACACCGGTTACATTTGGCGGAGGAATAACTATCGTGTATGGCTCTCTTCCATCCGGCTCGGAATGGAAATAGTTGTTGTGCAGCCAGTATGCGTACCATTTATCTTCAATCTCCTTCGGGTCATATATTTTCGGCAATTCCATTGGTAATTTTTCTTTTTTCAGTCCGCGAATATATGCAATTGACAATGACCAATTAGCGAATCCACTGAGGTTGGATAAAAGTAAATAGGTACAGAACTATGGGAAATATCTGTAAATCTCCTTTCGGTGAAGCACTCGTCTTAATTCAAGAACATTGTCTTTATAATATGCACCGATACGGTATGAACCAAAACGCGCTTTGAAGCAATATTCATAACCTGTCATCTTTTCAAACCTACTAAGTTCCGCTATGGTAGCAGCATCAGGTAAGACCTCAAAAACAAAATTTTCTATTTCTTTCCTGCTTCTGTGAGGAACAAGAGAAAGGTCTTTCAGAAACCTCTTCTGATAAAGAACCTGCATGATTACTTCTTCTTTTTCAACTTCCGGTAATACACTTTGGCTTCTTCAGCGTTCAAAGGTTTCTCTTCGGCCTCCTTCATCAAGTGGAAAAGAGCATAGTTTTCCAACACCTCTTCAATCTTTTCGTAGGCTTCTATACTTAACTGGACAGCTACTTTCTTGTCTTTAGCATCCGTAACATAATGTGGTTTCAAGTGAAACATATTTTTGGTTTGATAAGAGTAAAGATAAAGATTTTCTTTTCAGCCTTTACATCGCCAATTCCTCCACCACCTCTTTCAAGTGCGGATATTCTTTCAATAGTTCTTCGCGCTTGGCCATTTCAAAATCGCGGAAATCGAAACCGGGAGCAACGGTGCAACTGACCAAGGCATATCCCTTCGCATCTTTCAGTTTAGAAGCAAACCAAAGCCCGGCAGGGATTACCGCCTGCGCAACTTCTCCGGTTTCGAGATTGTTGCCGAGATAAATATGATGCGCCTGTCCATCTTCGATGTAGGTGATTTCTAAAGTCTGCCCGCTGTGGAAGAACCAAAGTTCATCGGACTGAATGCGGTGGAAATGGGATATATCTCCATCCTCCAGCAGAAAGTAAATAGCTGTGCAACAGTTTCTTTCTTCTCCGTCGCGGTTCTTTACTTTTTCTGCGGAGCGATATGTTTCTTTATAATATCCTCCTTCGGGATGTGGGAGCATTTGAAGGTGGGAGATGATTTGTTTGGAATTTGACAATGTGTTGATTTGAGCATGTGATAATCAGACAATTAACTTGTTCGAGCCGGTGGTATCAAAATAAAACCTGAGATAGGTACAACAACAAGATTTATAAGATACCCAAAGAAAGCGAAGGTGACTACACCAGTCAAACATTTTGGCCCCTCAGATTGGCGGTTGTATGTCAATCCGAAAATGGAAATATAGATTGCCATAATCGGTACGATTAAACCAACCAAAAAACAAGAGGAAACTACTCCCCAATATACTCTTCGATCAATCCATTTCATTTTGCTACTAAACAATATGATAAAGAAAGGAGCCATTATCAATATGGCAGGAATAATAAGTCCAAAAAACAAAGCGAAAATCACTTTCATAATTCTTTTCCCCCAAAAATAACAATCCTCTTTTCCAATTTCCACATCAATGCGTCAAAAAAGCCTATCCATTTACATACAAAATGGACGGTGTTTTCGAACAAACACTTTATATTCTGCTGGAATCGGACACTTTTTTTCAAATACAATGTCCTTGTTTTCAAAAGGAGCCTATCTCATACCAAATTATAAGCCCTTTGCTACAGGCTTATATTGTCTATATTCCATAAAGACAATATAAATTTCAAAAAAACCGATTTCTCTTGCTAAAATATATTGTCTATACCACATATAGACAATATCATGCTCCAATTTAGGACCCTTAGTTAAATAATAATATTGTCTAAACAGGATATAGACAATATAAATAATGGTGCATGGCCGCTTTTGGGATGGAACATATTGTCTATACGCGGTATAGACAATATGTTTTTGAGGATTAGAACTGAATATTTCTCAAGACAATCCCTGTTCTATTAAACTACCGTCCTCTTCTGTCATAAAATAAGGATAGAAAGTTACCCATTGTATTGCTTTATTCAAAAAGTATCTATTAAATTTGAATTTATAAATCAAACTGTGGCGAGGTGGATGCTTTCCCGCAAATGTTTGATACTGATTAACAAAATAAAAAGACGATGAGCAAAGTAGTATTAGACCTTCGCAACACTTCACCGGTTCAGAAGCATGAAATCGCCCTGCTTATTTATAATTCGATGAAAGACAATCCCAACTTTCTTGATCCCAAGCCAACTTTAGCAGCTTTTAAAGCAAAGATGGATAAGATGAATGCTAAGATGGAGAAATTGGCTATCGCGAAGCAGGCTTTAAAAATTGCGTTGATTGAACAACGGAAAGCAAGCGACGAGCTGGCAAATACACTAAGACAAATGAGCTGGTATGTAGCAGTGGCCAGCAATGGCGATATGTTGAAGGCGCTCAGTTCAGGAATGAAATGGCGGAAAGCGAAAACAGCTTCGCCTGTTCCCCCGGTTTTGCAAAATCTTCGCGCACGGGCCACCAATAAATCAGGCGAAATTATTCTACTCTGGAAGGGAATCGCCCGGCGATATAATATATTCAGCTATGAGATTCGCTATACATTTTCTTCATCGGAGCATGCCAAATGGGTTCAGGGAGATAGTACCAGCGACCCTAAGTTGGTGTTTCAATCTCCCCGCCCTGGTGTAAAAATTTGGTTTCAGGTCCGCGCAACGAACGCTACCGGTGCCGGTCCATGGAGCAACAGGATTGGCATCGTTTCGCATGAGGAGGAATGAAAGCTATGATTCAATAACGCTACTTATCTCTCAAACGCCCAATAGCGGAATCGAGGGCAGATTTCATCTTGTCAACAGCTCCGCGCACGACCTGTTCATGGGTGTTGTCATGGTTAGTGACGGCGATGGGAGGAAGCCCGTTGAGACGCACTTCAATAACACAACGTTTGTCGTTTGGCGTGTTCTTACTGCCATTTTCGTCGGTCAGATGAACCTCTACGTTGGTGATTCTTTCTTCAAAACGGCTCAAGCCTTTGGTGATAAATTCGGTGAGCGATGTTACGTGTTCTTCTTTTCCAGATACGTTGTGGTCGGTGTTGAATTGAATGTTCATTTTGTTTGATTTTAATAGATAAAAAAGAGTTTAGGAATAGGTGTGAAGGTAGTGAAATATTTCAGGCAGGTGTACCTGCTTATAATAAATTGTGAAGATCAGATGGAGGTGATCGTGGCGATGGCGCTGTCGCTCAGCCCGTTGTCTTGGAGTATGATAAAGGTGTATCGCTCAACATTTCCCGAATCGCCAACGGTGTATCCATAAAATTGAGAGAAGGTTTGTGTGATGACATCCATTTCTTGTATGGTGCTATCGGCGCTGCCGTTGATGCTGCGCTGGATGATACATTTGCGAAGGAGTTGATCTACTCCGGCCTTGTAGGCATTGATGCCAAAAGTGGCGATGGTTCCGTGAGCAAGCACCGTATCAGAATAGACATATCCGGTACCGGCATAGAAGTTGATGACCGGAAGCGTGACTCCTGATTTCTGACAAGAGTAGAAGGTAGAGAACAGCGCGACGAGGATAAAATCGAAAACAGTTTTTTCATAAAGCATTTAGTTGCTGCGACAAACATAAACCTTCGGACTAAAACCCACAGAAAGGTTGGTGGGTAAAAAAGGATGCCACCCGATTTGGATGGCATCCGTAAATATTACCAGTTGAATCTGGCGGTGACGAAGAAGTTTCTTCCTGCGGCACTGAAACCAGAACCAAATGAACGATAGCGCATGTCCATGATGTTATCGCATCCCATATCGAAACCGAAGTTTTTATGAGGTTGAAAACCAATTCGAGCATTGAGGGTGAACCAAGCAGGCTCACCGTTAGGTGTCGCTTGTTTGAAGTTGTCCTCGCCCAGCATGTTGAAATCTTGCAGTCGCTTTTTTGCAGCGAACAAGGCAAAGAATTCGCCGCGCACCCATTTGTGTTTGGCGCGGAAACCTGCGCGTCCGTAGATAGGCGGAATATGGTCGAGCGGATAAGGCACACTGTCGGTAACGATTCTTCCGTAGGTATAAGTAACATTACCATAGAGGCTTATCCAATTGGTAAGATCAGCTTCTATATTGCCGCTCACACCGGCAATGTATGCTTTGCCCTCGTTAGTGCTTGTGATGACCTGACTCAAAGTCCCGTCATAATCAATGCTATCCTGCCCGTTGAATTGAGCTTTGTCATAAGTGATGGCCTGAATGAAATAGGTGTAGAAACCGGTGGCACTGATGCGAAGTTTATCGGAGAAAGATTTCTCGACTGTCAGTTCTCCGTTTAGGGTGTATTCCGGTTTCAGTTTGCTATTCGGCACGACCACACTTCCTTGAACACTTTCAAAAACCTTGCTCATGTCGTCCACATTCGGAGCGCGGAAGCCGGTAGAGAACAATGCCGCCAAACGAAATCCGGCACCGGGTTTTGCTACCAAACCTACATTGCCTGAAAGAGCATGGTAGTTGTTCTTGATTTCAGAATATGGCAGCGGATAGAAGTCCTGCGATTCGGGCGTGAGCGTGGAGTGCAACGCCACAAAATTGTATCGCAGTCCATCACTCAGAATCAATTTTGGACTGATTTGCCATTGGTGTGTGAGATAAACCGCCATATAGTTCATTCGGTTTTTCCCATCCGGATAACGGGTACTGGCTGCGATGGTGGTATCTTCAAATACATCGGTACCAAATGCTTTTGATTTGAGAAAGTTGAATTGTCCGTCTGCACCTAACACTACGTCATGAGCACCAAATTTCTTGCGAACGTCTGCATGAAATCCAATCACATTCACCTGCTCTATACGCGAGGTTTTGAACCTTTTTCCAAATCCGCGGTTATGGCGGCTCTCTTCAATGTTCTGGTAGTTGACCCCCAAACTGATGTTGTCTAACCATCCGGCATTTTTATAGTTGAATTCATAAGCAGCGAGCAATCTTCTTTGTGGGCCGTAGTACCACTCTGCATCTTTCAAAGTAGTGGGACTGGTCATTGCGGTCATCCTATCGTAGCGTGGCAGGTTGTTCGTGTTTGAAAATTGCACATTCAAAACGTGTGTGATGTTTTCGGATTGCTGGTACAAAAACTTCTGCAACAAATCGTATTGATAGAAAGCAGTTCCAGCTTGAACGGCAGGTACGCTGTTCTTAATGGTCGTGTCTTTCACGTACCTGTTATTGCCCAGCGAATCTTTTGCATACAACATCTTGGCATAGTATTCGCGGTCCCAGAATCCGGCGGTGGCGGGCGTTACATAGCTGCCCTGATGCATGTCGCCGAAATTGGAGAAGGTGGCAGAAGTAATGGAGCCGAATTTTTTACCGGCCAAACTAATATCCATGTG containing:
- a CDS encoding fibronectin type III domain-containing protein, whose amino-acid sequence is MSKVVLDLRNTSPVQKHEIALLIYNSMKDNPNFLDPKPTLAAFKAKMDKMNAKMEKLAIAKQALKIALIEQRKASDELANTLRQMSWYVAVASNGDMLKALSSGMKWRKAKTASPVPPVLQNLRARATNKSGEIILLWKGIARRYNIFSYEIRYTFSSSEHAKWVQGDSTSDPKLVFQSPRPGVKIWFQVRATNATGAGPWSNRIGIVSHEEE
- a CDS encoding type II toxin-antitoxin system RelE/ParE family toxin is translated as MQVLYQKRFLKDLSLVPHRSRKEIENFVFEVLPDAATIAELSRFEKMTGYEYCFKARFGSYRIGAYYKDNVLELRRVLHRKEIYRYFP
- a CDS encoding WYL domain-containing protein; its protein translation is MREKGTSHRVVEPISIIQKNGKKHLVGWCRLRNDYRTFIVDRMTTVKVKNENFEKRADFDESVFLNELYQSALESSPEV
- a CDS encoding HPF/RaiA family ribosome-associated protein — its product is MNIQFNTDHNVSGKEEHVTSLTEFITKGLSRFEERITNVEVHLTDENGSKNTPNDKRCVIEVRLNGLPPIAVTNHDNTHEQVVRGAVDKMKSALDSAIGRLRDK
- a CDS encoding valine--tRNA ligase; this translates as MELPKIYDPKEIEDKWYAYWLHNNYFHSEPDGREPYTIVIPPPNVTGVLHMGHMLNNTIQDILIRKARMEGKNACWVPGTDHASIATEAKVVHMLREKGIKKSDLSREEFLKYAWEWKDKYGGIILEQLKKLGASCDWQRTRFTMEESLSEAVTDAFIHLYNKGMIYRGLRMINWDPQAKTTLSNEEVIHQEEKSLLCFVKYKIRGSEDFISVATVRPETIMGDVAVCVNPNDERYKHLVGKTVIVPMVNREVQIIADDYVDMEFGTGALKITPAHDVNDYEIGKKFNLPVIDCFNEDGTVSEAAQVFVGVDRFKARKLAIEKLKEEGLLIKTEDYMNKVGRSERTNAVVEPRLSLQWFVNMKDLSKPALENVVNQNIRLIPEKYINTYKHWMENVRDWCISRQLWWGQRIPAWYDAEGNFVVAKTQEEAIAEYKTRYPKSAIQNLKQDEDVVDTWFSSWLWPITVFDGFNNREGKDFKYYYPTNDLVTAPEILFFWVARMIIAGYEFAGDKPFTNVYLTGIVRDKLGRKMSKSLGNSPDPLDLISKYGADGVRMGMLVCSPAGNDLPFDESLCEQGRNFCNKIWNALRLVKGWHIEDGANEGNKIAIEWIESKLNLTIESMNASMQNFRLSEALMTIYKFIWDDFCSWYLELIKPDYQKPIDSYTYEKTIDIFEQITLLLHPFMPFITEEIWHSLKVRKENESICVAQYPKVGKVNELLIEQASFTFEVIANIRDIRAKANKKNAETVDMLYTGSGEAPFHSFRHKLIKLARLGTLEHTTEEQKGMKAFMVKDRQFFVNTGLVSDAAQERKKLLEELEYAKGFLASIEKKLSNEKFVSSAPPAVVEGERKKKEDAVKKIGILEQSLS
- a CDS encoding cupin domain-containing protein, with translation MLPHPEGGYYKETYRSAEKVKNRDGEERNCCTAIYFLLEDGDISHFHRIQSDELWFFHSGQTLEITYIEDGQAHHIYLGNNLETGEVAQAVIPAGLWFASKLKDAKGYALVSCTVAPGFDFRDFEMAKREELLKEYPHLKEVVEELAM
- a CDS encoding TonB-dependent receptor yields the protein MKRIITISLILLSGASVFAQIDSTEKIIQKDEVVIAVNKFEGLKSNAAQQSNVITSNDLRRMNAQSSADVLTMSGQVFVQKSQQGGGSPMLRGFEASRVLLVVDGVRMNNIIYRAGHLQNSITVDNNMVDRVEVLYGPSSTIFGSDALGGVVHFRTKNPILSGEKNFLSKGNAFFRYGTVNNEMTGHMDISLAGKKFGSITSATFSNFGDMHQGSYVTPATAGFWDREYYAKMLYAKDSLGNNRYVKDTTIKNSVPAVQAGTAFYQYDLLQKFLYQQSENITHVLNVQFSNTNNLPRYDRMTAMTSPTTLKDAEWYYGPQRRLLAAYEFNYKNAGWLDNISLGVNYQNIEESRHNRGFGKRFKTSRIEQVNVIGFHADVRKKFGAHDVVLGADGQFNFLKSKAFGTDVFEDTTIAASTRYPDGKNRMNYMAVYLTHQWQISPKLILSDGLRYNFVALHSTLTPESQDFYPLPYSEIKNNYHALSGNVGLVAKPGAGFRLAALFSTGFRAPNVDDMSKVFESVQGSVVVPNSKLKPEYTLNGELTVEKSFSDKLRISATGFYTYFIQAITYDKAQFNGQDSIDYDGTLSQVITSTNEGKAYIAGVSGNIEADLTNWISLYGNVTYTYGRIVTDSVPYPLDHIPPIYGRAGFRAKHKWVRGEFFALFAAKKRLQDFNMLGEDNFKQATPNGEPAWFTLNARIGFQPHKNFGFDMGCDNIMDMRYRSFGSGFSAAGRNFFVTARFNW